The genomic DNA GTCATGGGAGAAGTCCTCGACAACTATCTGGTTTGAACAAATCTTAGGAACGCGCGTCCGTGCCGGCTGCCGTCTCATCGAGACGCAAGCCGCGAAAACGGCGATAGCAAAGGTAGATCAGCAACAAGGCACCCATGCCGCCAGCCAGCAGCGGGATGAGCGGCACCAGGAACAATTGCGGCAGCGGCGTGTGACGCGCGATCAGCCAGCCCCCGACCACCGGGCCTGCGGTGGAGACAATACGGCCGATGGCGCTCGCCCAACCCGCTCCCTTGGAGCGAATGCTGGTCGGATAAATCATGCCGGTCACCGCATTCATGCCCAACTGGCTGCCGAGCACACAAGCGCCGGTAAGAAACACCACGCCGGTCAATGCGGCATGCGACAAGCCGGTCGTACCGATCGCCGCCACCACCGGACCGCCGATAAGAAAATAGGCGGCAATGGCGACGATACCCCAGCGATCGATCAGCCGGCTGATCACCAGGCCGCCGACGATGGCGCCGACGTAATAGGCCGCCTGGGTAACCGCGGTCTCATCGCTGGTCAGGCCCGCCGCGCGAAACAGGGTCGGCATCCAGCTGTTGACGAAGAAATTCACCACCAGGGCTGCGGAAAACAACAGCCACACCAGCAGCGTGATCCAGCCCAGCCCATCCGTGAAAAGCAGCTTCGGAGAAAAGGTATGGGCGCCCTGGCTCGGCGTTGACACCAGCAGTTGGGTACGCGGCGTAATTGCCAGATCCGGGCGCAACTGGGCGGCCAATGCGGTGGCCTGCTTGCTCGCGCCCTTCTTGGCGACCAGGAACTTGATCGACTCGGGCAGCATGAAATACAGCATGACAGCGAGCAGCAGTGGCGCAATGCCACCCACAAAGAAGAACGCACGCCAACCGAATGCATGTTGCAAGGTCGTAGCGACCACCGAAGGCAGGATGCCACCGACCGCCAGCCCCATGAACATGATGATGATCAGCGTGGCGCGTAGTCGCTTGGGCGCGAACTCGGCGTTCAATGCGACGGTGTTGGGCAGCAGGCCGCCCAGGCCCACGCCGGAGACGAAACGCAGCACCAGCATGATGTGCAGATCGGGCGACGCCACGATCAGCAGACTGAACAGGCCATACACCAGGGTCGAAAGCAGGATGGCGATGCGACGGCCATAGTGGTCGCCGATGTAGCCGAACAAAGGGCCGCCCGCGGCCATGCCGACCAGGCCCGCGCTGAACACCGGCCCCAGCTCCGACGCCGGAAAGTGCCAGGAGCGGATCAACTCGGGCGCGGCATAGGACATGGCCGCCAGATCGAAACCATCGGCGCATTGCACCAACAGCGAAAGAACGACGATACGAATAACCAGCGCGCCGATTTTCTGACCGTCGACCAGCGTGTCGATTTCGATGGATTCGACTGGCTTCATCACTCTCTCGTGTTCGCCGGCCGCCGACGCGCGGGGCACCGTTCCGACCTGATTGGCATGGAAGATATTCATCGGGACCTAGCGATGCTCGCCCAGGAACGCCCAGACGTTGCCCTCGATGATCGCGCGCGTGACCTCCTCGGAAAGCTCGGCATCCTTGATCGCGCCGATCGGATCGATTTCACCCAGGCCGAACGGATAATCGGTACCCATCAGCACGCGGTCGCTGCCGTGCTTGTCCACCACCAGGCGCAGGCTGGCCGGGTCGAAGGTCAATGCGTCGACATAGATCATCCGTGCATATTCGCTGGGCTTGCGCTGGATGTTCTCGCGCATTTCCGCGCGTACGGCAAAACCCTTGTCGACACGACCGAGCACCAGCGGGAAAGCACCGCCCGCATGCGCGAAGCAGATGTGCAGGTCCGGCAATTTCTCCAACACGCCGCCAACGATAAGTCGCGTCATGGCCAGAGCGGTTTCGAGCGGATTGCCGACAATGTTCGGCAGGTAATAACGCGCCAGGCGCTCGCCGCCGATCAACGGTTGCATCGGGTGCACGAAGACCGCCACACCCAGATCGCGACACGCCTCGAAGAAGGGGAACAGCAGCGGATCGTCCAGGTCGCGACCGGCCGGGCAGCTACCGATCTGCACCGCGCGCATGTTCAGCTGCTCGCGCAGAAAACGCAGCTCTTCGATCGCGCGATCGACATCCTGCAGGGGTACCGTGCCCATGCCGGCGAACTTGTCCGGCTTGGTGGCCACCAGCTCGGCAATATGCTGATTGAGGAAACGCGCCACCGCCTGCCCCGCTTCAGGAGCAGCCCAATAACAACTCAGCATCGGAATGGGCGAGATCACCTGCAGATCAACGCCCTGGCGTTCCATGTCGATCAGGCGGCGGTCCAGCGACCAGAACCGATCGTCCAGCTTCATGATGGTGGATTCCCCCATCATCAGCACGGCCGAATCTTCCGTCTGCGGCACCAGACTGGGCCAGCGCCCCGGACCGAACTGCGCCTTCCAATCAGGCAGCTTGTCCGGCGGCGGGATGATGTGGGTATGGAAATCGACGCGCATGATCGGGTTACTCGTACGTTGTTTCAGCGCAGCCGATGGCGCGCAAGGAAAGCCAGCGAACGCTCGCGCGCCAGCGCAGCGGATTTGGGCTCGTAGAAACGGCGGTCGTTGCAGCTGAAGCCGTGCTCGGTGTCCGGGTAGAGATGCATCTCGATCTCCGGATGCGCCTGGCGGATCTTCTCCACGTCGGCGAGCGGAATGTATTCATCGTGCTCGGCGAAATGCAGCAGCACCGGCGCGTGCAACGTCTCGTTGGCGTGGCCTGCGATCTGCGCACCGTAATAACCAACGGCGCAGACCACGCCGTCCAGGCGGGCAGCCGCCAGATAGGCCAGCGAACCGCCCCAGCAGTAACCCAACGCCGCTACCGGCCCGAAAGGCTTGACTGCATCGATCGCCGCCTGGATATCCAGCATGGTCTGGTCGAGATTGAGCTTAGCGCGCAGTTCGCGCCCTTTCTGCATGCCTGCCGGGTCGTAACCCAGTTCCACGTCGCGCTCGACGCGGTCGAAAATGGCCGGTGCGATCGTGTGATAGCCGTCGCGCGCATACTGTTCGGCCATCTCGCGAATATGCGCGTTGACGCCGAAGAACTCCTGCAGCATCACCAGCGAGCCGACAGTCGCTCCGGTCGGTTCGGCCACATAGGCCGACAGGCGATGCCCGTCGCTTGCAGTGATGTCGATGCTGTTGCCCATGCTTCTGACTCCTAAACAAAACCGTTTTCGAGAGGCTGCGCGAAGGACAGACCGGAAATGCCCTCCTTCGCGTCGAAACTGCTGGTAACCCGTTTGCCGATCAGGTCGCGCAGGGTCTCGGAGGTACCGCCACCCAGGGTTCCGTAGCGCGCGCCACGATACAGGCGCGATACGACGCTGTCGTCGGTGAAACCGAAGCCGCCGTGTATCTGTAGCGCCTCGCTGGTCACTTCAAGCGACATCTCGTTGCAGCGGATCTTGGCCGTCGCCGCAAGCAAGGCATCGGGAAAGGGATCGGCCGAGAGGCATGCGCGGTAAAGCAGACCGCGCGCGGCTTCGATCGCAATGAACATGTCAGCCAGCTTCCAGCGCATACCCTGGAAATCGCCGATCGATCGACCAAAGGCCCTGCGTGCGGCGGCATAGGACACCGCCTCGTCGAACGCGCCCTCGGCCAGGCCGAGCGAGATACTGGGATTGAGGCAGCGCTGTGTATTGAATGCCGACAGTAGCGACTTCAAGCCTGACTGGCGCACGACGAGCTGATCGAGCGGAATTTCGCAATCCGTGAACGTCACCTCGTGCAGGTTCTCGCCGCCGAGCGTATGAACCTTCGACGTGAGCATCAGACCGGGCGTCCCCTGCTCCACCAGAACACAACCGATACCTTCGAGCCCTGGCTGATCATCGACGCGTGTAAACACCACAAACAGCCCTGCCTCTTCGGCGCGGCTGATCAACGACTTGGTTCCGTTCAAGATGACCTTGTCGCCGCGAATCTGCGCGTTGGTGGTATAGCTCGCGACATCGGTGCCGGCGTGCGGTTCGGTCAGGCAGATCGACAGCACGCAATCGCCGGTACATACCGCCGGCAGATATGCCTGCTTGATGCGCTCGGGAGCGAACGCGGAAATCACGCGGGTCTGCGTACCCACCTCGCCTAGCACCGCCATGGCGGTGATGTAACAGCCCTTGGCGATTTCCTCCAGCACCAGTGCGGTGTCGAACACGCCCAGTTCGGAACCGCCGTACTGCTTGGCCACGGCCATGCCGAGCACGCCGATATCGGCCAGCTTGCGCATGTTCTCCCAGGGGAAGGAGCCATCGAGCAGTTCTTTTCCGCGCCCCTTGAACTCGCCCTGCACGAGCTCGCGCACCTGCGCAATGCGGTGGCGCTGCTCCTTGCTGAGCGATATGCCGAGCGGCGTGGCGGTGTGATGACGGGTGATGACGTTAGACATCGGAGCGAGTCACTCCCTCGACGAGGCTTTCGATACTGGTAAAGACGTGCGCACCGACACCGCGCAGCGCTGACGTCTTCGATTGAATGGTTCCGCGTCCGCCCTGAATCAGCGCACCGGCATGGCCCATCGTCACGCCCTCGGGCGCGGACGAACCAGCCAACAGGACAAACACGGGTTTGTTGAATGCCAGCCGCTCGATTTCCGCGGCCAGCTCTTCTTCTTCGGTGCCGCCGATTTCGCCCAGGACCAGCACGGCGCGCGTCTGCTCGTCCTGCTGAAAGAACGGCAGCAACTCGGCGAAGCGCATGCCCTTGACCGGATCGCCGCCGACGCCGACCCACGCCGACTGGCCGATGCCACTGCTAGCCAGGCGGAAGCAGGTTTCATAAGACAGCGTGCCGCTCTTGGACATCACGCCCAACGGTCCGGGCTTGAGCGATACATCGGGGATAAACCCCAGCTTCAACCGGTTCGGAATCGCCAGACCTGGCGTAGAAGGCCCGATCCAGAATGCGCCATGTTCCTTGACCATCGCGTAGGCGGCCATGGCATCGCGAACCGGCACACCTTCGGACGGCGACACGATCAACTTGATGCCCGCATTGAGCGCCTCGCTCACCGCACCGAGCACATCCATCGGTGGTACCAGGGTGACGCTTGCCGTGGCGCCGGTGGCAGCCACCGCTTCGCCGCAGCTACCGAACAGCGGCGTATCGGATACGTCGCGCCGGGCACTGGCGCCGGCGATGCCGCCGACGATATTCGTGCCATAGCGTTTCATCAGCTCGGTATGGCGGCTGCCCATGCGGCCGGTGGCGCCCTGCACCAGCACCTTGGCGCGAGGGTCGAGATGAAAACCGCTCATACCGCCCCTCCCGCCAGTTCGACGGCTTTCTGCAAGGCCTTGTCGAGATCGAACTCCACCGTGATCCGGCGCCCCGATTGCTCGATCAACTGCTTGGCCACCGGAAAGTTGTTGCCGATCAGCCGCGCGACCACAGGCACCTTGATCTCCGGCACGGCATCGAGCGCAGCAAGCAACAGCTGTGCGAATTCGCCGAGGTCGGTGATGCCCGCGAAGACATTGACCAGCACCACAGCGATGTCCGGGCCGCGCGTGAACTGCTGCAGCACCTCGATCAGTCGCGCCGGACTGCCACGCAACTGGCCGGTACGCACATCGCAGAAATTGAAAGGACGACGCCCTGCCTGCAGCATCTCATCGATCAACATCATGCTGAGCCCGGCGCCGGTGGTCAGCAGACCGACCTGGCCATGCGCATCGATACCGACATAGTCGAAATCGTGCTCGAGCTTGAAATTCGATTCGCGGTACGCGTCCGGGCGTGCACGGATCGCCTGTTCCAGTTCTGGCTGGCGCGGTAACGCACTCTCGTCGACACCGAGCTTCATATCGCCGGCCATCCAGCTGCCGTCGGCCAGGACGAATAACGGATTGACTTCGAGCAAGGTCGCATCGAGGCGCAGAAATGCGCGTGCGAGCTTTTCGACGGCATCGCCCAGCGGCTTGTGCAGATCGTTCGGCAGATCGCGCAGCAAGGTATGTGCAGCCGCTACGAGCGAAGCCTGATCCGGTGCCGCCACCGCGCTCAACATCGCATCGGCATGCTGCGCATGCGCCTCGACGTCCACACCACCCTGCGCCGAAAGCATCACGCGAATGCCGCGCTCGGCCGCGTCCACCATGAAACTCAGGTACACCTCGCGTACGAAGTCCACCTTTCGCTCGATGCGAAAACCGGCGACGCGGTGCCCCTTGATCGTTGCGTCGGCATGTTTGCGGATGAAGTCGGCAGCTTCGACCTTCGATGCGGCAAAGCCGATGCCCCCAGCCTTCCCACGCCCACCAACGCCTACCTGCGCCTTGACTACCCATGCCCCGTCGTCGAGCGCCAGGCTGTCGAGCGCCCCGCTATCGACAAATACACCTGGCGGAATCGGAATACCCAGGGGGTGCACCAGTTCTTTCGCGTCGTGCTCAAGTAAAAGCAAGTTCGGACCTATGCGTTCAGTACGTTGAACGGGAGGCAGTAACTACGGCGCTCCCATCGATGGCGATGGAAGGTAGTCAAAGTGCCGGCCATTGCACACGGACGATTTGACATCAGCACATGAGAAAAACTAATCGAAAGACCCTATGAGCACAGGTGCACGCATTGAAGCAAGAGTGAGTGCAACAGGGCCCTCTTGCGGCGCTATTAAGCGGTTTCTTGGAGTAAGTAGCGCAGGCCATGGTGCGCAGCGTCATGCGGGCCTTGCATAAGAACGCCGGCCGCCGCTGAAAAAAAATAGTTGATTGCAGCGCGATGCCGCTGGAGCGGCCTCAACGATGGGGCATCACTCGCATGTGCGGACATTGAGGTATTCGTCACGGCCAAACAGTTCAACTCAACCTATGACCGCACATATGCCAGACCGCCAGACCACTATCTATGTGAGACACCCGCCGGCGCGAGGCCGCGACTGGATCGTCTCGATAGCCTCGACGCCGGATCAACGCTTTTCCAACGACAAGGAAGCATTGCGCTATGCCGTGGAACGGGCACGGACGGATGCGATCAAGGGTTTTGCTACCGAGATACGTATCGAGAATGAGGATGGGAGCTGGCAGACTTTGACGCCGGATTCTTTTGGCGGGTAATCGCCTCAGTTTCTATTGTCATCCCGGCGCAGGCCGGGATGACAAATAGGTGGAGCTTTTTCAGCCTCAGTGCCGCCCCACCACCAACACAGTAAAGCTCCCCGGCACCATCGTAGGACGCTGTCCCGCCGGCTGATCCTTGCTCAACGTCGCGGCCGACAAATACAGCCGATGCTGCTGCGAATCCAATGCAAGTGTGCGCGCGCTCGGCTGCGTGGGCACGGTCGCCTTGACGCTGAAATGATCGCTGTCGTCTTCATGCACGGCGGTAATCGTGCCGCTTTCGCCATTGGAGCTGTAGACCGTCGCATCGCCGGCATCGAAGACCACGGCATCCGGCCCGGAGCCGATCGGCACGGTGGTGACCAGATGCCCGGTGACGCTATCGGTCACAGCCATCTTCTCGTTATCGCAGACCGAGAACAGGCGATGATGCGCGACATCGATCGCCAAACCACTCGGCGATTCGCAGGGTGCCAGCGACCAGGTCTGCAGCACTTTGTGGCTGCCAGCATCGATCTGCACGAGTTCGGACTTGTCTTCGATGTTGACGAAGATATGGCCGTCCGCATCGGTGACCGCGAACTCCGGCTTGCCGGGCAAGGCCACGGTATCGATCACACGTTTGCTCGCCGGATCGATCACGCTCGCGTTATGGCTTTTGCCGTTGAATGTCCAGACGCGATGCGAGCCGGGCTCGTAAATGATCGCATCGGGCTTTTCGCCCGTGCCGTCGATCGTCGCGACGGTCTTGAGGGAGTCCAGGTCGAACACGGTTACCGATGCGGTAAGACCGTCGCTGACAAAGCCCTGCTTCAGATCTTGCGCGATGGCGATGCCATGTACGCCGGAGGTGTTGTCGATGCTGCCGACCTGGCGCATCTGTTTGGTATCGATCACCAGCACGCGATCACCGCGGCTGACAAACAAATGCTGCCGCTGGGCATCGAAGCTCAGGTAATCCCAGCCACCCGTACCACCCAAGGGCAAACGCTGAATCACACCCAATGCATTCGCTGGCGTTGCAGCGTCCGCCGCGCAAGGCAGCAAGCCTGCGCCAAGCATCCCAACCAGGAGAGCAACGCGATTCAAAGGAGACATGGGGCACCGTAAAAAGGAAGGTCCGCTCAGCATGAGGGTATGGACTTAGGGGCGGCTTAGCCCATCGCGATTGACTATGTAATAAGAATCACTATCATTTAGACCTAGTCTGTCCGTCAGCCGGTCCGGGCTGCGGTTTCTCGTACAAGGTCATCGTCATGCGTCAAACACTTTCCAGAAGCGCGCTTCTGGTCGCCATCTTGTTCGCGCTCGCCCACCCGGCGCACGCCGCCGAAGGTATGGCCGCCGATACGACACAGACCAAAGCCGCGCAAAAAACGGGCACGCAAGCCAAGGACAGCGTGGCCCTGGACGCGATCAATGTGGTCTATTCGACGACCAAGACCGTCACACCGACGGTGGAGATACCCCAATCGGTCAGCACGGTTACGCCCGATCGCATGCACACCTACGGCATACAGGGCCTGGATGAAGCGGTGCGCTACATGGCCGGCGCCGTGGGCGGCAGCTACGGCGCGGATCCGCGCAGCGACTGGATCCTGATTCGTGGCTATGACCCTGCCCGCTTTCTCGATGGTCTCGCCCTGGCCAATGGCGACTGGACCGGCGATTCGCGCATCGAGCCTTACGGCCTGGAACGTGTCGAGGTCAACAAGGGCCCGTCGTCAGCCATGTATGGGCAGCTGCCGCCCGGCGGCATGATCGACATGACCAGCAAGCGTCCGAGCCTGGAGGCACCGCACGAAATCGAAGCCACCCTGGGCAGCTTCGGTCAGAAGCAGCTCGCCGGCGATACCGGCGGCCAGCTCGACAGCGATGGTCATTGGCTTTACCGCGTGGTCGGCCTGGCGCGCAAAGGCGATTCGAATCTCAATCACTCGCAGGACGATCGCTATTACTTTGCGCCCAGTCTCACCTGGAAGCCTGACGACGACACGTCGCTGACGATCCTCGCGCGCTACCAGCGCAGCCTTTCCAATGGCGTGGGCGGCTTCTTGCCGTCGCAGGGTACGCTCTATCCCAATCCGAACGGCCGCATTCCGCGCGACGTGAATCCGGGCGAGCCAGGTTACGACCACTACCACAAGACCGATATGTCGATCGGTTACGAATTCACTCATCGCTTCGACGATGTCTGGTCGGTACGTCAGGACCTGCGCATACAGAACGCCAAGGTCGATCATCGCTCGATCGGCGCCCTTGGCCTGGAAGCCGACCTGCGTACGCTCGACCGCTACAACTTTCCGCTGATCGACCAGGCACATGTGTTCGCCGTCGACAACCAGGCCGAAGCACGCTTCAACACCGGCGACGTGCAGCACACCGTGCTGATGGGCGTGGATTATCTGCACAGCCGCAACGACTACCGTTCGGGCTTTGGCAGCGCGCCTTCGATCGACATTTTCGATCCGGTCTACGGCGCACCGTTGCCGGCCACGCCCTTTACCACGCACACGGATAACCTCCTCAAGCAACTGGGTGCGTACGTGCAGGACCAGATCACCCTGGGCAAGTGGGGCATCGTCGCCAGCGGCCGGCACGACTGGGTCACCAACGACGTCAAGGACGATATCGCCGGTAGCGCGCGCACGCAGAAAGACAACGCCTTCTCCGGCCGCCTGGGACTCAACTACACCACCGACATCGGCCTGGTGCCGTATCTGGCGTATTCGCATTCCTTCAAGACGACGGTAGGCACCACCTTCGCCGGCGAAGCATTCAAGCCGACCACCGGCGATCAGTACGAAGGTGGCGTGAAATACCAGACACCCGACGGCCGCTCGCTGATCACCGCGGCGGTCTACCAATTGACGCAGAAGAACGCGTTGACGGTCGACCCGAATCATCTGTTCTTCTCGCTGCAGCAAGGTCAGACGCGTACGCGCGGGGCGGAGCTGGAAGCGAATGTCGCCGTCACCGACAACTTCGCCATGACCGCCGCCTACGCGTACACCGACGCCAAGGTCACGCGGGCCAACGATGCCACCTTGGACAAGCAGGTCGCACTCGTACCCAAGCGACAGGCATCGATCTCGGCGGACTACTCGCTGCATGAAGGCGCACTCGCCGGTCTGGGCTTCGGCGGCGGCGTGCGATACATCGGCGAACACTATGGCGATGCGAACAACCTGTTCCGTACCGGCGGCTATGTGCTGTACGACGCCAACGCCCACTACGACGTTGAAAACTGGCGCTTCCAGGTAACGGCTGCCAATCTCTTCGACCGCACCTACATCACAGCTTGCAACAGTGCAGCATGGTGCTACTACGGCTATCCCCGCGAAGTCACCGTGTCAGCGCGTTATCGCTGGTAAGCCGTCACACCCGCCTCGCAAGGCTGGCGAAGGATTCGCCAGCCTTGAATGGAAATTTGAGGCCAACGACAGCTAATCGGCCTCCATCAACGCTCTCGTTCACAAAACACTTGCCGCCGATCTCCGTGCTCTAAGTCTTCTCTAAGCTGCGCTTCCTAGATTGGAAGCGGAGCAAAAGAGTGAACCGAAGGCATGAAGTTTCAACCCATCGACGGCAACGCGCTGGCGACACGATTCCGGCCACTCGCATGGTTTGCCGCGGCATTTCTCATCATCGAATCCGTTGTCCGGCTCGCCCTGGCCGTCAAAGCCGGAGCTAATGTCTCCAGCCTTGGAGTTTCGCTGGTCTACATCTTTGCCACCGGGTTCTTGTACGACATAGTGACGTTCGTTTATTTCGCGTGGCCCTTGTTGATCTACCTGTGGGTCGTGCCAACCCGCACAGGTCGCCATAAGGGATGGCATCGGTGGTTGCTCTATGTCGCGTCACTCCTCGTCTGCCTGCTATTGATAGCCGCAGGGCTGCATTTCATCTACGGCATACCGCACCGGTCGCTATGGCCTTTAACGGTATTGTTTTTCTATTTTCTACCACTGTGTGCTTTCAACTACGCATCAAAGACCGGACAACGACTGCTTTACATGCTTGCCGCACTGTTGCTTTTCACCATGTTGCTGATCGGCACGGCGGAATGGCTTTTTTGGGACGAGTTCGGCACCCGCTTCAACTTCATCGCCGTCGACTATCTTGTCTACACACACGCAGTGCTTGAAAACATTCGCGAGTCCTACCCGCTGGGTCGTTGGATGTCGCTGATACTCCTGGTCACCCTTACGGTAGTAGCACTCACCCGTCGCGGTCTTTACACGCTTGACGATCGCTCACATTTCGCCGGTCGCTCGCTTGTGGCCGCAGCCTGGTTAGTGCTTACCGTGCTGGGCACAGGCCTGGTCAACGCGCAAATGAAAGACCGCCATACCAATCCCTATGTCAACGCATTGGCAGGCAACGGCATCTATCAATTTTTCGCCGCGCTTCGAGCCAATCGACTCGACTATCCGGGCTTCTATGCCACGCTTCCCGATGACAAGGCATTTGCGATTGTCCACGACATGCTGCAAACACCGGACGCCACCTATTTGAGCGCCGACCCGAGCGATATCACCCGGGCCATTCGTGCTGACGGAGCGGAGCGGCATCTCAACGTCGTGCTGATCAGCGTCGAAAGCCTGTCCGGCGAGTACCTCGCACATTTTGGCAACAGAGACGGGCTTACGCCCCATATCGACGCGTTGGCTGACCAAGGTCTGTTCTTCACGCAGCTCTATGCCAACGGCACGCGCACAGTGCGAGGGCTTGAAGCCTTGTCGTTATCCGTCCCGCCCACGCCAGGCGATTCGCTGCTTCGCCAGCAGAACAATCGGGGCTTGTTTTCGCTCGCCAACATATTCAATGCACGCGGTTATCAATCGGACTTCGTCTATGGCGGCTACGGCTATTTCGACAACATGAACGATTTTTTCTCGCATAACGGCTACAACGCCATCGACCGCGACGCGGTACCCAAGGGCATGCCTATCCATAGCGAGAACGTCTGGGGTATCGCTGACGAGGACCTCTACACGCTTGCCATGGCGCGGATGGATGCCTCTAAGGCGCAGGGCAAGCCATTTTTTCTGCATATCATGACTACATCCAACCATCGCCCCTATACCTTTCCCGAGGGGAGGATCGATGGTGCACAAGGTGATCGACCCAGCGCCGTCAAGTACACCGACTGGGCGATCGGCGACTTTATTCGACGTATGCGCAAGAAGCCTTATTTTGATGACACGGTATTTGTCATCAGTGCCGATCACTGCGCCAATAGTGCCGGCAAGAGCGCGATACCCGTCAACATGTATCACATCCCACTGATCATCTACGCACCAAAGTATCTGCCACCCCAGCACATCGACCGCATGATGGCGCAGATCGACATCCCTCCCACGATCCTGGGACTGCTGCATTTCAGCTACCGCAGCCGCTTCTTTGGCTACGACATCATGAGGCTCGCGCCCGGCAAGGAGCGCGCCTTCCCCGCCACCTATCAAAAGCTAGGCTTTCTGCAAAGCAATAGCCTGACTATCCTGTCGCCGAAGCAGCGCATCGAGCAGGTATCGCCCAACTTTCAGACCGGAGACACCACGCCGCTGCCAAACGCAGATGCACTGGCCATCGACCAGGCGATTGCGTCCTATCAGGTAGCAGCGGAACTGTTTAAGAAAGGCCGAATGAAATGGCGGCGCGAAGATGACACGCCGGTCC from Dyella sp. GSA-30 includes the following:
- a CDS encoding MFS transporter gives rise to the protein MKPVESIEIDTLVDGQKIGALVIRIVVLSLLVQCADGFDLAAMSYAAPELIRSWHFPASELGPVFSAGLVGMAAGGPLFGYIGDHYGRRIAILLSTLVYGLFSLLIVASPDLHIMLVLRFVSGVGLGGLLPNTVALNAEFAPKRLRATLIIIMFMGLAVGGILPSVVATTLQHAFGWRAFFFVGGIAPLLLAVMLYFMLPESIKFLVAKKGASKQATALAAQLRPDLAITPRTQLLVSTPSQGAHTFSPKLLFTDGLGWITLLVWLLFSAALVVNFFVNSWMPTLFRAAGLTSDETAVTQAAYYVGAIVGGLVISRLIDRWGIVAIAAYFLIGGPVVAAIGTTGLSHAALTGVVFLTGACVLGSQLGMNAVTGMIYPTSIRSKGAGWASAIGRIVSTAGPVVGGWLIARHTPLPQLFLVPLIPLLAGGMGALLLIYLCYRRFRGLRLDETAAGTDARS
- a CDS encoding amidohydrolase family protein, encoding MRVDFHTHIIPPPDKLPDWKAQFGPGRWPSLVPQTEDSAVLMMGESTIMKLDDRFWSLDRRLIDMERQGVDLQVISPIPMLSCYWAAPEAGQAVARFLNQHIAELVATKPDKFAGMGTVPLQDVDRAIEELRFLREQLNMRAVQIGSCPAGRDLDDPLLFPFFEACRDLGVAVFVHPMQPLIGGERLARYYLPNIVGNPLETALAMTRLIVGGVLEKLPDLHICFAHAGGAFPLVLGRVDKGFAVRAEMRENIQRKPSEYARMIYVDALTFDPASLRLVVDKHGSDRVLMGTDYPFGLGEIDPIGAIKDAELSEEVTRAIIEGNVWAFLGEHR
- a CDS encoding dienelactone hydrolase family protein codes for the protein MGNSIDITASDGHRLSAYVAEPTGATVGSLVMLQEFFGVNAHIREMAEQYARDGYHTIAPAIFDRVERDVELGYDPAGMQKGRELRAKLNLDQTMLDIQAAIDAVKPFGPVAALGYCWGGSLAYLAAARLDGVVCAVGYYGAQIAGHANETLHAPVLLHFAEHDEYIPLADVEKIRQAHPEIEMHLYPDTEHGFSCNDRRFYEPKSAALARERSLAFLARHRLR
- a CDS encoding acyl-CoA dehydrogenase family protein, which produces MSNVITRHHTATPLGISLSKEQRHRIAQVRELVQGEFKGRGKELLDGSFPWENMRKLADIGVLGMAVAKQYGGSELGVFDTALVLEEIAKGCYITAMAVLGEVGTQTRVISAFAPERIKQAYLPAVCTGDCVLSICLTEPHAGTDVASYTTNAQIRGDKVILNGTKSLISRAEEAGLFVVFTRVDDQPGLEGIGCVLVEQGTPGLMLTSKVHTLGGENLHEVTFTDCEIPLDQLVVRQSGLKSLLSAFNTQRCLNPSISLGLAEGAFDEAVSYAAARRAFGRSIGDFQGMRWKLADMFIAIEAARGLLYRACLSADPFPDALLAATAKIRCNEMSLEVTSEALQIHGGFGFTDDSVVSRLYRGARYGTLGGGTSETLRDLIGKRVTSSFDAKEGISGLSFAQPLENGFV
- a CDS encoding succinate--CoA ligase subunit alpha (Catalyzes the only substrate-level phosphorylation in the TCA cycle) — encoded protein: MSGFHLDPRAKVLVQGATGRMGSRHTELMKRYGTNIVGGIAGASARRDVSDTPLFGSCGEAVAATGATASVTLVPPMDVLGAVSEALNAGIKLIVSPSEGVPVRDAMAAYAMVKEHGAFWIGPSTPGLAIPNRLKLGFIPDVSLKPGPLGVMSKSGTLSYETCFRLASSGIGQSAWVGVGGDPVKGMRFAELLPFFQQDEQTRAVLVLGEIGGTEEEELAAEIERLAFNKPVFVLLAGSSAPEGVTMGHAGALIQGGRGTIQSKTSALRGVGAHVFTSIESLVEGVTRSDV
- a CDS encoding ATP-grasp domain-containing protein; translation: MLLLEHDAKELVHPLGIPIPPGVFVDSGALDSLALDDGAWVVKAQVGVGGRGKAGGIGFAASKVEAADFIRKHADATIKGHRVAGFRIERKVDFVREVYLSFMVDAAERGIRVMLSAQGGVDVEAHAQHADAMLSAVAAPDQASLVAAAHTLLRDLPNDLHKPLGDAVEKLARAFLRLDATLLEVNPLFVLADGSWMAGDMKLGVDESALPRQPELEQAIRARPDAYRESNFKLEHDFDYVGIDAHGQVGLLTTGAGLSMMLIDEMLQAGRRPFNFCDVRTGQLRGSPARLIEVLQQFTRGPDIAVVLVNVFAGITDLGEFAQLLLAALDAVPEIKVPVVARLIGNNFPVAKQLIEQSGRRITVEFDLDKALQKAVELAGGAV
- a CDS encoding YncE family protein, which gives rise to MSPLNRVALLVGMLGAGLLPCAADAATPANALGVIQRLPLGGTGGWDYLSFDAQRQHLFVSRGDRVLVIDTKQMRQVGSIDNTSGVHGIAIAQDLKQGFVSDGLTASVTVFDLDSLKTVATIDGTGEKPDAIIYEPGSHRVWTFNGKSHNASVIDPASKRVIDTVALPGKPEFAVTDADGHIFVNIEDKSELVQIDAGSHKVLQTWSLAPCESPSGLAIDVAHHRLFSVCDNEKMAVTDSVTGHLVTTVPIGSGPDAVVFDAGDATVYSSNGESGTITAVHEDDSDHFSVKATVPTQPSARTLALDSQQHRLYLSAATLSKDQPAGQRPTMVPGSFTVLVVGRH